The following proteins are encoded in a genomic region of Brachypodium distachyon strain Bd21 chromosome 1, Brachypodium_distachyon_v3.0, whole genome shotgun sequence:
- the LOC100837451 gene encoding cyclin-SDS-like isoform X3 → MPPTMLAPVPTRPRSNPFRRRRGAAAPLPAQIVAAAAPKRPAESSTSASSSFRSEVISTTSSTALAAAQRPDKRPRLQDADEARPAASECSEVIGGARARAAEVEVSESSCLGSVLESDLACPEQLADDAEATEYSSARDDLTQSDAEEEVLSAPSPCSEYSLTPLIDSSSSSDDDDDAAPSPTFSLFLAFAEQFVPCAHTKAHAVADVPIPEGKRFEDLDDEETYERFRRRERRGVVACDYTEVYICMPGSYGRAVVEQRAVMVNWIIEHGHVTDLQPETVFLGIGLMDRFLTRGYVKGTRNMQLLGIACITLATRIEENQPYNCILQKSFKVGINTYGQSEVVAMEWLVQEVLDFQCFLTTVHHFLWFYLKAAKADDKVEDMAKHLALISLLDHKHLSYWPSTVAAAVVALACLATDNDSSCQLVMETHMRTKNDDLPECLTYPAGIFQVGIVTYSRIEVGAMDWLVQEVLSEHIQAPKSDDKVKDLAKYLALLSILCHKAPLFLTLTRGSPCLLCHRKRALLPFGNRSRCQPGRTITHSKLQV, encoded by the exons ATGCCTCCCACCATGCTCGCACCGGTGCCCACGAGGCCGCGCTCCAACCCCTTCCGCCGGCGGAGAGGGGCGGCTGCTCCGCTCCCAGCCCAGATCgtagcagcggcggcgccgaagcGGCCCGCGGAGTCGTCCACATCggcatcctcctccttccgCAGCGAGGTAatctccaccacctcctccaccgcccTCGCCGCAGCCCAGCGCCCGGACAAGAGGCCTCGGCTTCAGGACGCGGACGAGGCGCGGCCCGCAGCCTCCGAGTGTTCAGAGGTCATCGGCGGCGCAAGGGCGCGCGCCGCGGAGGTCGAGGTCTCCGAGTCATCCTGCCTCGGCTCCGTCCTCGAGTCCGACCTTGCCTGCCCCGAGCAGCTCGCCGACGATGCAGAGGCGACTGAGTACTCTTCGGCCCGCGATGACCTGACGCAGTCAGACGCCGAAGAGGAGGTTCTCAGTGCTCCCAGCCCTTGCTCCGAGTACTCCCTGACCCCCCTGATcgactcctcttcctcgtctgacgacgacgatgacgccgCCCCCTCTCCCAccttctccctcttcctcgccTTCGCCGAGCAATTCGTCCCCTGCGCGCACACCAAAGcgcacgccgtcgccgacgtTCCGATCCCAGAG GGGAAGCGGTTTGAGGACTTGGACGACGAAGAGACCTACGAGCGGTTCCGGCGCCGTGAGCGGCGGGGAGTGGTGGCGTGTGACTACACCGAAGTGTACATCTGCATGCCAGGCAGCTATGGCCGTGCCGTCGTGGAGCAGCGTGCTGTCATGGTGAACTGGATCATCGAG CATGGGCATGTTACCGATCTGCAGCCAGAGACAGTGTTCTTGGGGATTGGACTAATGGATCGCTTCTTGACGCGTGGATACGTAAAGGGCACAAGGAATATGCAATTGCTGGGCATTGCCTGCATCACCCTGGCCACCCGCATTGAAGAGAACCAACCATACAATTG CATCCTGCAAAAATCTTTCAAGGTAGGGATCAACACTTATGGCCAAAGCGAGGTCGTTGCCATGGAGTGGCTGGTTCAGGAGGTCCTCGACTTCCAATGCTTTCTCACGACAGTCCACCATTTCCTCTG GTTCTATCTGAAAGCTGCGAAAGCGGATGACAAAGTTGAGGATATGGCAAAGCACCTGGCCTTGATCTCACTTCTGGACCATAAGCACCTCTCCTACTGGCCCTCGACCGTCGCAGCAGCAGTGGtagcccttgcttgccttgccacAGACAACGACTCGTCCTGCCAACTGGTAATGGAG ACTCACATGAGGACGAAGAACGATGATCTGCCTGAATGTTTAACG TATCCTGCAGGTATCTTCCAAGTTGGTATCGTTACTTACAGCCGAATTGAGGTTGGCGCTATGGATTGGCTTGTTCAGGAG GTCCTGTCTGAACATATTCAGGCTCCAAAATCAGATGACAAAGTCAAGGACCTGGCAAAATACCTGGCCTTGCTCTCAATTCTATGCCATAAAGCACCTCTCTTTCTGACCCTCACCCGTGGTAGCCCTTGCTTGCTATGCCACAGAAAAAGAGCCCTCCTGCCATTTGGTAATAGATCAAG ATGCCAGCCGGGACGGACAATCACACACAGTAAACTCCAGGTGTAA
- the LOC100837451 gene encoding cyclin-SDS-like isoform X4: MPPTMLAPVPTRPRSNPFRRRRGAAAPLPAQIVAAAAPKRPAESSTSASSSFRSEVISTTSSTALAAAQRPDKRPRLQDADEARPAASECSEVIGGARARAAEVEVSESSCLGSVLESDLACPEQLADDAEATEYSSARDDLTQSDAEEEVLSAPSPCSEYSLTPLIDSSSSSDDDDDAAPSPTFSLFLAFAEQFVPCAHTKAHAVADVPIPEGKRFEDLDDEETYERFRRRERRGVVACDYTEVYICMPGSYGRAVVEQRAVMVNWIIEHGHVTDLQPETVFLGIGLMDRFLTRGYVKGTRNMQLLGIACITLATRIEENQPYNCILQKSFKVGINTYGQSEVVAMEWLVQEVLDFQCFLTTVHHFLWFYLKAAKADDKVEDMAKHLALISLLDHKHLSYWPSTVAAAVVALACLATDNDSSCQLVMETHMRTKNDDLPECLTYPAGIFQVGIVTYSRIEVGAMDWLVQEVLSEHIQAPKSDDKVKDLAKYLALLSILCHKAPLFLTLTRGSPCLLCHRKRALLPFGNRSRNHNSSQVTTV; this comes from the exons ATGCCTCCCACCATGCTCGCACCGGTGCCCACGAGGCCGCGCTCCAACCCCTTCCGCCGGCGGAGAGGGGCGGCTGCTCCGCTCCCAGCCCAGATCgtagcagcggcggcgccgaagcGGCCCGCGGAGTCGTCCACATCggcatcctcctccttccgCAGCGAGGTAatctccaccacctcctccaccgcccTCGCCGCAGCCCAGCGCCCGGACAAGAGGCCTCGGCTTCAGGACGCGGACGAGGCGCGGCCCGCAGCCTCCGAGTGTTCAGAGGTCATCGGCGGCGCAAGGGCGCGCGCCGCGGAGGTCGAGGTCTCCGAGTCATCCTGCCTCGGCTCCGTCCTCGAGTCCGACCTTGCCTGCCCCGAGCAGCTCGCCGACGATGCAGAGGCGACTGAGTACTCTTCGGCCCGCGATGACCTGACGCAGTCAGACGCCGAAGAGGAGGTTCTCAGTGCTCCCAGCCCTTGCTCCGAGTACTCCCTGACCCCCCTGATcgactcctcttcctcgtctgacgacgacgatgacgccgCCCCCTCTCCCAccttctccctcttcctcgccTTCGCCGAGCAATTCGTCCCCTGCGCGCACACCAAAGcgcacgccgtcgccgacgtTCCGATCCCAGAG GGGAAGCGGTTTGAGGACTTGGACGACGAAGAGACCTACGAGCGGTTCCGGCGCCGTGAGCGGCGGGGAGTGGTGGCGTGTGACTACACCGAAGTGTACATCTGCATGCCAGGCAGCTATGGCCGTGCCGTCGTGGAGCAGCGTGCTGTCATGGTGAACTGGATCATCGAG CATGGGCATGTTACCGATCTGCAGCCAGAGACAGTGTTCTTGGGGATTGGACTAATGGATCGCTTCTTGACGCGTGGATACGTAAAGGGCACAAGGAATATGCAATTGCTGGGCATTGCCTGCATCACCCTGGCCACCCGCATTGAAGAGAACCAACCATACAATTG CATCCTGCAAAAATCTTTCAAGGTAGGGATCAACACTTATGGCCAAAGCGAGGTCGTTGCCATGGAGTGGCTGGTTCAGGAGGTCCTCGACTTCCAATGCTTTCTCACGACAGTCCACCATTTCCTCTG GTTCTATCTGAAAGCTGCGAAAGCGGATGACAAAGTTGAGGATATGGCAAAGCACCTGGCCTTGATCTCACTTCTGGACCATAAGCACCTCTCCTACTGGCCCTCGACCGTCGCAGCAGCAGTGGtagcccttgcttgccttgccacAGACAACGACTCGTCCTGCCAACTGGTAATGGAG ACTCACATGAGGACGAAGAACGATGATCTGCCTGAATGTTTAACG TATCCTGCAGGTATCTTCCAAGTTGGTATCGTTACTTACAGCCGAATTGAGGTTGGCGCTATGGATTGGCTTGTTCAGGAG GTCCTGTCTGAACATATTCAGGCTCCAAAATCAGATGACAAAGTCAAGGACCTGGCAAAATACCTGGCCTTGCTCTCAATTCTATGCCATAAAGCACCTCTCTTTCTGACCCTCACCCGTGGTAGCCCTTGCTTGCTATGCCACAGAAAAAGAGCCCTCCTGCCATTTGGTAATAGATCAAG GAACCACAATTCCAGCCAAGTCACTACGGTTTGA
- the LOC100837451 gene encoding cyclin-SDS-like isoform X2, translating into MPPTMLAPVPTRPRSNPFRRRRGAAAPLPAQIVAAAAPKRPAESSTSASSSFRSEVISTTSSTALAAAQRPDKRPRLQDADEARPAASECSEVIGGARARAAEVEVSESSCLGSVLESDLACPEQLADDAEATEYSSARDDLTQSDAEEEVLSAPSPCSEYSLTPLIDSSSSSDDDDDAAPSPTFSLFLAFAEQFVPCAHTKAHAVADVPIPEGKRFEDLDDEETYERFRRRERRGVVACDYTEVYICMPGSYGRAVVEQRAVMVNWIIEHGHVTDLQPETVFLGIGLMDRFLTRGYVKGTRNMQLLGIACITLATRIEENQPYNCILQKSFKVGINTYGQSEVVAMEWLVQEVLDFQCFLTTVHHFLWFYLKAAKADDKVEDMAKHLALISLLDHKHLSYWPSTVAAAVVALACLATDNDSSCQLVMETHMRTKNDDLPECLTYPAGIFQVGIVTYSRIEVGAMDWLVQEVLSEHIQAPKSDDKVKDLAKYLALLSILCHKAPLFLTLTRGSPCLLCHRKRALLPFGNRSSNRCADFCGATATHVQPFHARC; encoded by the exons ATGCCTCCCACCATGCTCGCACCGGTGCCCACGAGGCCGCGCTCCAACCCCTTCCGCCGGCGGAGAGGGGCGGCTGCTCCGCTCCCAGCCCAGATCgtagcagcggcggcgccgaagcGGCCCGCGGAGTCGTCCACATCggcatcctcctccttccgCAGCGAGGTAatctccaccacctcctccaccgcccTCGCCGCAGCCCAGCGCCCGGACAAGAGGCCTCGGCTTCAGGACGCGGACGAGGCGCGGCCCGCAGCCTCCGAGTGTTCAGAGGTCATCGGCGGCGCAAGGGCGCGCGCCGCGGAGGTCGAGGTCTCCGAGTCATCCTGCCTCGGCTCCGTCCTCGAGTCCGACCTTGCCTGCCCCGAGCAGCTCGCCGACGATGCAGAGGCGACTGAGTACTCTTCGGCCCGCGATGACCTGACGCAGTCAGACGCCGAAGAGGAGGTTCTCAGTGCTCCCAGCCCTTGCTCCGAGTACTCCCTGACCCCCCTGATcgactcctcttcctcgtctgacgacgacgatgacgccgCCCCCTCTCCCAccttctccctcttcctcgccTTCGCCGAGCAATTCGTCCCCTGCGCGCACACCAAAGcgcacgccgtcgccgacgtTCCGATCCCAGAG GGGAAGCGGTTTGAGGACTTGGACGACGAAGAGACCTACGAGCGGTTCCGGCGCCGTGAGCGGCGGGGAGTGGTGGCGTGTGACTACACCGAAGTGTACATCTGCATGCCAGGCAGCTATGGCCGTGCCGTCGTGGAGCAGCGTGCTGTCATGGTGAACTGGATCATCGAG CATGGGCATGTTACCGATCTGCAGCCAGAGACAGTGTTCTTGGGGATTGGACTAATGGATCGCTTCTTGACGCGTGGATACGTAAAGGGCACAAGGAATATGCAATTGCTGGGCATTGCCTGCATCACCCTGGCCACCCGCATTGAAGAGAACCAACCATACAATTG CATCCTGCAAAAATCTTTCAAGGTAGGGATCAACACTTATGGCCAAAGCGAGGTCGTTGCCATGGAGTGGCTGGTTCAGGAGGTCCTCGACTTCCAATGCTTTCTCACGACAGTCCACCATTTCCTCTG GTTCTATCTGAAAGCTGCGAAAGCGGATGACAAAGTTGAGGATATGGCAAAGCACCTGGCCTTGATCTCACTTCTGGACCATAAGCACCTCTCCTACTGGCCCTCGACCGTCGCAGCAGCAGTGGtagcccttgcttgccttgccacAGACAACGACTCGTCCTGCCAACTGGTAATGGAG ACTCACATGAGGACGAAGAACGATGATCTGCCTGAATGTTTAACG TATCCTGCAGGTATCTTCCAAGTTGGTATCGTTACTTACAGCCGAATTGAGGTTGGCGCTATGGATTGGCTTGTTCAGGAG GTCCTGTCTGAACATATTCAGGCTCCAAAATCAGATGACAAAGTCAAGGACCTGGCAAAATACCTGGCCTTGCTCTCAATTCTATGCCATAAAGCACCTCTCTTTCTGACCCTCACCCGTGGTAGCCCTTGCTTGCTATGCCACAGAAAAAGAGCCCTCCTGCCATTTGGTAATAGATCAAG CAACAGATGTGCTGATTTCTGTGGTGCCACGGCAACTCATGTGCAACCTTTTCATGCACGTTGTTGA
- the LOC100837451 gene encoding cyclin-SDS-like isoform X5: MPPTMLAPVPTRPRSNPFRRRRGAAAPLPAQIVAAAAPKRPAESSTSASSSFRSEVISTTSSTALAAAQRPDKRPRLQDADEARPAASECSEVIGGARARAAEVEVSESSCLGSVLESDLACPEQLADDAEATEYSSARDDLTQSDAEEEVLSAPSPCSEYSLTPLIDSSSSSDDDDDAAPSPTFSLFLAFAEQFVPCAHTKAHAVADVPIPEGKRFEDLDDEETYERFRRRERRGVVACDYTEVYICMPGSYGRAVVEQRAVMVNWIIEHGHVTDLQPETVFLGIGLMDRFLTRGYVKGTRNMQLLGIACITLATRIEENQPYNCILQKSFKVGINTYGQSEVVAMEWLVQEVLDFQCFLTTVHHFLWFYLKAAKADDKVEDMAKHLALISLLDHKHLSYWPSTVAAAVVALACLATDNDSSCQLVMETHMRTKNDDLPECLTSLEWLINYAS; encoded by the exons ATGCCTCCCACCATGCTCGCACCGGTGCCCACGAGGCCGCGCTCCAACCCCTTCCGCCGGCGGAGAGGGGCGGCTGCTCCGCTCCCAGCCCAGATCgtagcagcggcggcgccgaagcGGCCCGCGGAGTCGTCCACATCggcatcctcctccttccgCAGCGAGGTAatctccaccacctcctccaccgcccTCGCCGCAGCCCAGCGCCCGGACAAGAGGCCTCGGCTTCAGGACGCGGACGAGGCGCGGCCCGCAGCCTCCGAGTGTTCAGAGGTCATCGGCGGCGCAAGGGCGCGCGCCGCGGAGGTCGAGGTCTCCGAGTCATCCTGCCTCGGCTCCGTCCTCGAGTCCGACCTTGCCTGCCCCGAGCAGCTCGCCGACGATGCAGAGGCGACTGAGTACTCTTCGGCCCGCGATGACCTGACGCAGTCAGACGCCGAAGAGGAGGTTCTCAGTGCTCCCAGCCCTTGCTCCGAGTACTCCCTGACCCCCCTGATcgactcctcttcctcgtctgacgacgacgatgacgccgCCCCCTCTCCCAccttctccctcttcctcgccTTCGCCGAGCAATTCGTCCCCTGCGCGCACACCAAAGcgcacgccgtcgccgacgtTCCGATCCCAGAG GGGAAGCGGTTTGAGGACTTGGACGACGAAGAGACCTACGAGCGGTTCCGGCGCCGTGAGCGGCGGGGAGTGGTGGCGTGTGACTACACCGAAGTGTACATCTGCATGCCAGGCAGCTATGGCCGTGCCGTCGTGGAGCAGCGTGCTGTCATGGTGAACTGGATCATCGAG CATGGGCATGTTACCGATCTGCAGCCAGAGACAGTGTTCTTGGGGATTGGACTAATGGATCGCTTCTTGACGCGTGGATACGTAAAGGGCACAAGGAATATGCAATTGCTGGGCATTGCCTGCATCACCCTGGCCACCCGCATTGAAGAGAACCAACCATACAATTG CATCCTGCAAAAATCTTTCAAGGTAGGGATCAACACTTATGGCCAAAGCGAGGTCGTTGCCATGGAGTGGCTGGTTCAGGAGGTCCTCGACTTCCAATGCTTTCTCACGACAGTCCACCATTTCCTCTG GTTCTATCTGAAAGCTGCGAAAGCGGATGACAAAGTTGAGGATATGGCAAAGCACCTGGCCTTGATCTCACTTCTGGACCATAAGCACCTCTCCTACTGGCCCTCGACCGTCGCAGCAGCAGTGGtagcccttgcttgccttgccacAGACAACGACTCGTCCTGCCAACTGGTAATGGAG ACTCACATGAGGACGAAGAACGATGATCTGCCTGAATGTTTAACG AGTCTCGAGTGGCTGATAAACTATGCTTCGTAG
- the LOC100837451 gene encoding cyclin-SDS-like isoform X1, which translates to MPPTMLAPVPTRPRSNPFRRRRGAAAPLPAQIVAAAAPKRPAESSTSASSSFRSEVISTTSSTALAAAQRPDKRPRLQDADEARPAASECSEVIGGARARAAEVEVSESSCLGSVLESDLACPEQLADDAEATEYSSARDDLTQSDAEEEVLSAPSPCSEYSLTPLIDSSSSSDDDDDAAPSPTFSLFLAFAEQFVPCAHTKAHAVADVPIPEGKRFEDLDDEETYERFRRRERRGVVACDYTEVYICMPGSYGRAVVEQRAVMVNWIIEHGHVTDLQPETVFLGIGLMDRFLTRGYVKGTRNMQLLGIACITLATRIEENQPYNCILQKSFKVGINTYGQSEVVAMEWLVQEVLDFQCFLTTVHHFLWFYLKAAKADDKVEDMAKHLALISLLDHKHLSYWPSTVAAAVVALACLATDNDSSCQLVMETHMRTKNDDLPECLTYPAGIFQVGIVTYSRIEVGAMDWLVQEVLSEHIQAPKSDDKVKDLAKYLALLSILCHKAPLFLTLTRGSPCLLCHRKRALLPFGNRSRAPILQPLCTFPDASRDGQSHTVNSRCKAARKPGGTYWQC; encoded by the exons ATGCCTCCCACCATGCTCGCACCGGTGCCCACGAGGCCGCGCTCCAACCCCTTCCGCCGGCGGAGAGGGGCGGCTGCTCCGCTCCCAGCCCAGATCgtagcagcggcggcgccgaagcGGCCCGCGGAGTCGTCCACATCggcatcctcctccttccgCAGCGAGGTAatctccaccacctcctccaccgcccTCGCCGCAGCCCAGCGCCCGGACAAGAGGCCTCGGCTTCAGGACGCGGACGAGGCGCGGCCCGCAGCCTCCGAGTGTTCAGAGGTCATCGGCGGCGCAAGGGCGCGCGCCGCGGAGGTCGAGGTCTCCGAGTCATCCTGCCTCGGCTCCGTCCTCGAGTCCGACCTTGCCTGCCCCGAGCAGCTCGCCGACGATGCAGAGGCGACTGAGTACTCTTCGGCCCGCGATGACCTGACGCAGTCAGACGCCGAAGAGGAGGTTCTCAGTGCTCCCAGCCCTTGCTCCGAGTACTCCCTGACCCCCCTGATcgactcctcttcctcgtctgacgacgacgatgacgccgCCCCCTCTCCCAccttctccctcttcctcgccTTCGCCGAGCAATTCGTCCCCTGCGCGCACACCAAAGcgcacgccgtcgccgacgtTCCGATCCCAGAG GGGAAGCGGTTTGAGGACTTGGACGACGAAGAGACCTACGAGCGGTTCCGGCGCCGTGAGCGGCGGGGAGTGGTGGCGTGTGACTACACCGAAGTGTACATCTGCATGCCAGGCAGCTATGGCCGTGCCGTCGTGGAGCAGCGTGCTGTCATGGTGAACTGGATCATCGAG CATGGGCATGTTACCGATCTGCAGCCAGAGACAGTGTTCTTGGGGATTGGACTAATGGATCGCTTCTTGACGCGTGGATACGTAAAGGGCACAAGGAATATGCAATTGCTGGGCATTGCCTGCATCACCCTGGCCACCCGCATTGAAGAGAACCAACCATACAATTG CATCCTGCAAAAATCTTTCAAGGTAGGGATCAACACTTATGGCCAAAGCGAGGTCGTTGCCATGGAGTGGCTGGTTCAGGAGGTCCTCGACTTCCAATGCTTTCTCACGACAGTCCACCATTTCCTCTG GTTCTATCTGAAAGCTGCGAAAGCGGATGACAAAGTTGAGGATATGGCAAAGCACCTGGCCTTGATCTCACTTCTGGACCATAAGCACCTCTCCTACTGGCCCTCGACCGTCGCAGCAGCAGTGGtagcccttgcttgccttgccacAGACAACGACTCGTCCTGCCAACTGGTAATGGAG ACTCACATGAGGACGAAGAACGATGATCTGCCTGAATGTTTAACG TATCCTGCAGGTATCTTCCAAGTTGGTATCGTTACTTACAGCCGAATTGAGGTTGGCGCTATGGATTGGCTTGTTCAGGAG GTCCTGTCTGAACATATTCAGGCTCCAAAATCAGATGACAAAGTCAAGGACCTGGCAAAATACCTGGCCTTGCTCTCAATTCTATGCCATAAAGCACCTCTCTTTCTGACCCTCACCCGTGGTAGCCCTTGCTTGCTATGCCACAGAAAAAGAGCCCTCCTGCCATTTGGTAATAGATCAAG GGCTCCAATCCTGCAACCGTTGTGCACATTTCCAGATGCCAGCCGGGACGGACAATCACACACAGTAAACTCCAGGTGTAAGGCTGCAAGGAAGCCGGGAGGAACTTACTGGCAATGCTAA
- the LOC112268891 gene encoding pentatricopeptide repeat-containing protein At5g47360, with product MPACASLVRRLSTRRDPNLATLLAVLRSPQPPSTPLPHALSRAFPSPSDAFPLRTLPGLLPLLPSPLLSLQFLLWRMPPSPPLPSPHILSSLAASLPDLPTAAPLLLSSSPHPLPLPHYALLLGISAHAGLFPASVAVLRHMRSSRLTPDAASFHSALRAARSPGDVSVVLDIMSGAGVDPTVPLVVTAVHKLASAGEFEDARRLIDKMPEFGCVANVVVYTAVLDGMRAFGDVDAVVGLLKEMEDGGLGAWCVPNVVSYTCLVKCLCEKGRVAEALSVLDRMIARGVMPNRVFLRTLIDGFCADRRVGLVAKAYDVVERVVGDGTLSSEQCYNVLLVGLCGAGMSGEAEGLAHRMMKKEVQLSPLAASAMVRELCRRKRWLDACHLLGMMEKNGVLCDSDVFAGLLLGLCEDGHVLEASALGRKVIERGIHMEASWADCLVQLLKQHGNEELASYVLGLRTRE from the coding sequence ATGCCTGCGTGCGCGTCCCTCGTCCGCCGCCTCTCCACCCGCCGCGATCCCAACCTCGCCACtctcctcgccgtcctccgcTCGCCGCAGCCCCCATCCACGCCGCTCCCGCACGCCCTCTCCCGCGCCTTCCCGTCCCCATCAGACGCGTTCCCCCTCCGCACCCTccccggcctcctcccgctcctccCGTCCCCGCTCCTCTCGCTCCAGTTCCTCCTCTGGCGCATGCCCCCTTCCCCGCCGCTCCCCTCCCCGCACATCCTCTCCTCGCTCGCCGCCTCGCTCCCCGACCTCCCCACCGCcgcgcccctcctcctctcctcctcccctcacCCGCTACCCCTCCCGCACTacgccctcctcctcggcaTCTCCGCCCATGCCGGCCTCTTTCCCGCCTCCGTCGCGGTCCTCCGCCACATGCGATCCTCCCGCCTGACGCCCGACGCCGCCAGCTTCCACTCCGCCCTCCGCGCAGCGCGCTCGCCTGGTGATGTCTCCGTCGTTCTGGACATCATGTCCGGTGCCGGCGTCGACCCCACCGTCCCCCTGGTCGTGACAGCGGTGCATAAGCTGGCATCCGCGGGCGAGTTCGAGGACGCCCGCCGTCTGATCGACAAAATGCCTGAGTTCGGGTGCGTGGCCAATGTGGTGGTTTACACCGCCGTGCTCGACGGGATGCGCGCTTTCGGGGACGTCGATGCCGTGGTGGGGCTTTTGAAAGAGATGGAGGACGGCGGGCTGGGTGCTTGGTGTGTGCCCAATGTCGTGTCGTACACGTGTTTGGTGAAATGCCTGTGCGAGAAGGGGAGAGTGGCGGAGGCTCTGAGCGTGCTGGATAGGATGATAGCTAGAGGGGTGATGCCGAACCGAGTTTTCCTGCGGACACTGATCGATGGGTTTTGCGCGGACAGGAGGGTTGGCTTGGTTGCCAAGGCATATGATGTGGTGGAGCGTGTTGTCGGTGACGGGACTTTGTCGAGCGAGCAATGCTATAATGTTCTTCTGGTTGGCTTGTGTGGGGCGGGGATGTCAGGGGAAGCTGAAGGACTTGCACACAGGATGATGAAGAAAGAGGTGCAGCTCAGCCCGCTCGCGGCAAGTGCAATGGTGAGGGAGCTTtgcaggaggaagaggtggTTGGATGCTTGCCACTTGTTGGGAATGATGGAGAAGAACGGTGTGCTGTGTGACTCTGATGTCTTTGCTGGTTTGTTGCTGGGGCTGTGCGAGGACGGGCATGTCCTTGAGGCCTCAGCATTGGGGAGGAAGGTCATCGAGAGGGGGATACACATGGAGGCTTCTTGGGCTGATTGTTTGGTGCAGTTATTGAAGCAACATGGCAATGAGGAGCTAGCATCATATGTATTAGGATTAAGGACTCGTGAGTGA